In Streptomyces sp. SID8374, one genomic interval encodes:
- a CDS encoding serine/threonine-protein kinase, giving the protein MSTQCQRPACEGAYEDMGGGELFCDTCGLAPVVSPTGMLSSPPTGIAGGGRASARSSNRNSSSQRSSSRASARTSSRSSTSRRSVSGRLSRSLSGSLASRSVSVRSSGSSAASSTRGRLGVGLVEVPDVPRPDPRTAVMENPEVPERKRFCSRSDCGAPVGRSRGDRPGRTEGFCTKCGHPYSFVPKLTGGDVVHGQYEVVGCLAHGGLGWVYLAVDRAVSDRWVVLKGLLDTGDQDAMAAAISERRFLAEIEHANIVRIYNFVEHLDQRTGSLDGYIVMEYVGGKALKEIANQRRTPSGKRDPLPVEQACAYGIEALEALGHLHSRNLLYCDFKVDNAIQTEDQLKLIDMGAVRRMDDDESAIYGTVGYQAPEIAEVGPSVASDLYTVARTLAVLTFDFQGYTSIFVDSLPDPDNIEVFRTYESFYRLLVRATDPDPARRFASASEMAEQLTGVLREVVALQTGRPRPALSTLFGTELRVTDTELFAEQVDDVSRLGSRAAASGRGGRFGRRKGGTGPLPAVPAQGGGVPGQGVPVAPGAVTSAVAGALPMGGQPSGPGAGAWSPAGAAPLTAAATHVRGGPPGGAGAGSSSGPQSAPSTGSYAGPRSGDPATAYAPPAHAPVPAPREAASAARPGPTGPYGPFGTTAGGVRLALFDARGTALALPVPRVDANDPNAGFLAGLMASAPAELIAALHMVPAASLETRLRELRARLEMREQDSAAAALTELEARHPDGWRVVWYRGIASLVTGDHEIAALSFDAVYDAFPGEPAPKLALGICAEVLGQLDNAAEYYRLVWATDPSFVSAAFGLARVQIAAGDRAGAARTLESVPEASIHYTAARVAAVRARLRERDPAEPLLTDLTAAAVQVAALTGFGLDPVRREQLTTEVLGKALDWVLSGSPGAPLPGKSPAGPPGTRKLLDAELDERGLRLGLERSYRILARLAQRGDERIELVERANRFRPRTWV; this is encoded by the coding sequence ATGAGTACGCAGTGCCAGCGCCCGGCGTGCGAGGGCGCCTACGAGGACATGGGCGGCGGTGAGCTGTTCTGCGACACCTGCGGTCTGGCCCCGGTCGTCTCGCCGACCGGCATGCTCAGTTCGCCGCCCACCGGGATCGCGGGCGGCGGCCGGGCCAGCGCCCGTTCCAGCAACCGCAACAGCTCCTCGCAGCGCTCCTCCTCCCGCGCCTCCGCGCGCACCTCGTCCCGTTCGTCGACCTCGCGGCGCTCGGTGTCGGGTCGGCTGTCGCGCTCGCTCTCCGGCTCCCTCGCCTCCCGCTCGGTCTCGGTGCGCTCCTCGGGCTCGTCGGCCGCCTCCTCAACCCGGGGCCGCCTCGGCGTCGGCCTGGTGGAGGTCCCGGACGTGCCCCGGCCCGACCCGCGTACGGCGGTGATGGAGAACCCGGAGGTGCCCGAGCGCAAGCGGTTCTGCTCCCGCTCGGACTGCGGTGCCCCGGTGGGGCGTTCACGCGGGGACCGGCCCGGCCGCACCGAGGGGTTCTGCACCAAGTGCGGCCACCCCTACTCTTTCGTGCCGAAGCTGACCGGCGGCGACGTCGTGCACGGCCAGTACGAGGTGGTGGGCTGCCTGGCGCACGGCGGGCTCGGCTGGGTCTACCTCGCGGTGGACCGGGCCGTATCGGACCGCTGGGTGGTCCTCAAGGGGCTGCTGGACACCGGCGACCAGGACGCGATGGCGGCGGCCATCTCCGAGCGCCGCTTCCTCGCCGAGATCGAGCACGCCAACATCGTCCGCATCTACAACTTCGTGGAGCACCTGGACCAGCGCACCGGCTCACTCGACGGATACATCGTCATGGAGTACGTCGGCGGCAAGGCGCTCAAGGAGATCGCCAACCAGCGCCGCACCCCGTCCGGCAAGCGCGACCCGCTCCCGGTGGAGCAGGCCTGTGCGTACGGGATCGAGGCGCTGGAGGCGCTCGGCCATCTGCACAGCCGCAACCTGCTCTACTGCGACTTCAAGGTCGACAACGCGATCCAGACCGAGGACCAGCTCAAGCTGATCGACATGGGCGCCGTGCGCCGGATGGACGACGACGAGTCCGCCATCTACGGCACCGTCGGCTACCAGGCCCCCGAGATCGCCGAGGTCGGCCCGTCGGTCGCCTCCGACCTCTACACGGTGGCGCGGACGCTGGCGGTCCTCACCTTCGACTTCCAGGGGTACACGAGCATCTTCGTGGACTCGCTCCCGGACCCCGACAACATCGAGGTGTTCCGCACCTACGAGTCCTTCTACCGGCTGCTGGTGCGGGCCACCGACCCGGACCCGGCCCGGCGGTTCGCCTCCGCCTCCGAGATGGCCGAGCAGCTGACGGGGGTGCTGCGCGAGGTCGTGGCACTCCAGACGGGGCGGCCGAGGCCGGCGCTGTCGACGCTGTTCGGTACGGAACTGCGGGTGACGGACACGGAGTTGTTCGCCGAGCAGGTGGACGACGTCTCCCGGCTGGGCTCCCGGGCGGCCGCCTCGGGGCGCGGTGGGCGCTTCGGACGCCGCAAGGGCGGTACGGGGCCGCTGCCGGCCGTTCCGGCGCAGGGTGGCGGCGTACCGGGGCAGGGCGTTCCGGTGGCTCCGGGTGCCGTGACGTCGGCGGTGGCCGGGGCGCTGCCGATGGGCGGGCAGCCGTCCGGTCCGGGGGCGGGCGCGTGGTCTCCGGCAGGGGCGGCTCCGCTGACGGCGGCGGCGACCCATGTGCGGGGCGGCCCGCCGGGCGGTGCGGGCGCCGGTTCGTCTTCCGGTCCGCAGAGTGCCCCGAGCACCGGTTCGTACGCCGGTCCGCGCAGCGGCGACCCGGCGACGGCGTACGCGCCCCCCGCGCACGCCCCTGTACCCGCGCCCCGGGAGGCCGCATCCGCCGCACGGCCCGGACCCACCGGCCCGTACGGACCCTTCGGGACGACCGCCGGGGGCGTCCGGCTGGCCCTGTTCGACGCGCGGGGCACCGCGCTGGCGCTGCCGGTCCCCCGGGTCGACGCGAACGACCCGAACGCCGGTTTCCTCGCCGGACTGATGGCCTCCGCCCCCGCCGAGCTGATCGCGGCCCTGCACATGGTGCCCGCCGCCTCGCTGGAGACCCGGCTGCGGGAGCTGCGGGCCCGGCTGGAGATGCGTGAACAGGACTCCGCCGCCGCCGCGTTGACCGAGCTGGAGGCCCGGCACCCGGACGGCTGGCGGGTCGTGTGGTACCGGGGCATCGCCTCGCTGGTGACCGGGGACCACGAGATCGCGGCGCTCTCCTTCGACGCGGTGTACGACGCGTTCCCCGGGGAGCCCGCGCCCAAGCTGGCGCTGGGGATCTGCGCGGAGGTGCTGGGCCAGCTGGACAACGCCGCCGAGTACTACCGCCTGGTGTGGGCGACCGACCCGAGCTTCGTGAGCGCCGCGTTCGGCCTGGCCCGGGTGCAGATCGCCGCCGGGGACCGGGCGGGGGCGGCGCGGACCCTGGAGTCGGTGCCGGAGGCGTCGATCCACTACACGGCGGCCCGGGTCGCAGCCGTACGCGCACGGCTGCGCGAGCGGGACCCCGCCGAGCCCCTGCTGACCGACCTGACGGCCGCGGCCGTCCAGGTGGCGGCGCTGACCGGGTTCGGCCTGGACCCGGTGCGCCGCGAGCAGTTGACGACCGAGGTACTGGGCAAGGCACTGGACTGGGTACTCTCCGGTAGTCCCGGCGCCCCGCTGCCGGGCAAATCGCCGGCCGGACCTCCGGGCACCCGGAAGCTGCTCGACGCCGAACTGGACGAGCGGGGGCTGCGGTTGGGCCTGGAACGCTCGTACCGCATACTCGCCCGGCTCGCCCAGCGGGGCGACGAGAGGATCGAACTGGTGGAGCGGGCCAACCGTTTCCGCCCCCGGACGTGGGTGTGA